Genomic DNA from Candidatus Methylomirabilota bacterium:
TGATCATCCCGGTGTGGACGGTCGTGGTGAACTTCTTCGGCACCATGAACGGGCGCTGGCACACCTTCGGCCAGAACCTGACGGCGAAGTTCCTGATCATGGGCACCATCATGTATCTGTTCGGCTGCTTCCAGGGGTCGACCGAGGCGTTGCGGGTGATCCAGCAGCCGACGCACTTCACCGACTTCGTGATCTCGCATTCGCACCTCACGGTGTTCGGGACCTTCGTGGTCTGGGCGATCGGCGGCCTGGTCTACACCTGGCCCAAGCTGTTCGGCCGCGAGCTATGGTCGTTCCGACTGGGCAACTGGTCGTTCTGGCTGATCACCGCCGGCATCTCGACGATGGGGCTGGTCCTGACCGCGGGCGGGCTGATGCAGGGTTACATGTGGATGGACGGATCGGAGTGGGTGAACTCGATCCTGCCGATGTCGCCCTACTGGTTCGTGCGGACGCTCTCCGGGCTGTCGATGGACATCGGCATGACGCTGCTGGTGTTCAACCTGATGATGACGGCGCTGCGGGAGCCAAGAGAGGAGCGTGAGAGGGCTCCTGCGGTGCCCCGAGGCGCGGCCGCGGCGGGGGAGGCAGCGCGATGAGGATGAACGCTCGCGTCGTCGCTCTGGGAGCGGGCGTCTTCTTCATCTCGCTCGCGATCTTCGTCCAGGGACTCCTGCCTTTCCTCCACGCCGAGTCGCGCACCAGCGATGTCACCCGGGTGGTCCGCACCGACCTCGGTGAGCTCAAGTGGATGCGCTCCGACGCGACCGACTACTCCGAGCTCGAGCAACTCGGCCGGCAGGTCTACATCCGGGAAGGCTGCTGGTACTGCCATTCCCAGTTCGTGCGCCCGGTGACCGGCGAGACGCGGCGCTGGGGTCCGGTGAGCGAGGCGGGAGAATACGCGTTCGACGTGCCGCACCTCTTCTCGACCCGCCGCATCGGGCCCGACCTCACCCGCGTCGGGCTCAAGTACAGCGACGAGTGGCATCTCGCCCACTTCTGGGACCCGCGCATGGTGGTGCCGGATTCGATCATGCCGCGGTTCGCCGGGCTGTTCGACACGCCGGACGGGGCGGCCGCGATCGTCGATGACGACGCCGGCAATAGGACGCTTGAGCAGAACGAGGTCACCGAGGCGATCTTCGACTTCGGCAAGAAGGACACGCCCGCAGAGCACCTGCGGCTGACCCCCAACGCCGACGGCCTGTTGTTCATCCCGGAGCGCGGCAAGTACCCGGTGATCTTCACACCCAACGACGAGTACACCGGCGAAACGGTGCAGCTTGCCGTTCAGACGGCGGAGCTCGAGGGGCTGATCGCCTATCTGCAGAAGCTCGGCATGAACCGGGGCAAGTGGCGCGACATGTTCGAGCCGCAGTTGCTCGATGCATCACAGTTCACCGTGCCGCGCTCGGAGGAGTGGATCGTCCACGGCAGGGAGGTCTACGAGCGACGTTGCGCTGGCTGTCACGGCGTCACGGGCAACGGCAACGGCCCGGC
This window encodes:
- a CDS encoding cbb3-type cytochrome c oxidase subunit I, whose amino-acid sequence is IIPVWTVVVNFFGTMNGRWHTFGQNLTAKFLIMGTIMYLFGCFQGSTEALRVIQQPTHFTDFVISHSHLTVFGTFVVWAIGGLVYTWPKLFGRELWSFRLGNWSFWLITAGISTMGLVLTAGGLMQGYMWMDGSEWVNSILPMSPYWFVRTLSGLSMDIGMTLLVFNLMMTALREPREERERAPAVPRGAAAAGEAAR